From Pelmatolapia mariae isolate MD_Pm_ZW linkage group LG22, Pm_UMD_F_2, whole genome shotgun sequence, a single genomic window includes:
- the sall3b gene encoding sal-like protein 3b, translating into MSRRKQAKPQHLKSDEEAIQTGLLCNNGILDGMEREKANEDSEETHICDKCCAQFFTWTELLEHHKVCTEDPLVLIVKDSEGMPAPEESPVGPSPVPSVASSDSSAAESTDAGFELGETLVNDNDSLDNLEEGRERDEAMELEHCPQDKYTTTPSPHPPDSAESTPSQMSAAASYSMPSTNVTLEILHSTRVAVAQFSQGINSSGPGGKAASAAIPVILEHLLALQQQQVHQLQLIEQICSQVAVMNRQPTQAALNPVSRSLSLAPNPFPSQGIIPPPVLPLSGTIPSAINGQAAVSLSSVLEKSQTLPSQTICGQPTFKDVTCTSASSENATPSLSSCSSSISTLLPPYTGSHTSSVSSTQTVSSSSPLSLAQSSLLSSSSSLPFLPQSPPSSVIFPNPLASIAATANALDPLAALMKHRKAKLPNVSLFETKPSPEEPFFKHKCRFCAKVFGSDSALQIHLRSHTGERPFKCNICGNRFSTKGNLKVHFQRHKEKYPHIQMNPFPVPEYLDNVPTSSGIPYGMSVPPEKPVSSWLDSKPVVATLPATLGLPLSSTITSIGGSNDPVSVTPSVKSSYEPAPGECGSVSPNHRGSEARFSPVLEASSVLKTEGVHLPQSCTSNLRPNLASETTSTTIPSVTTTPEPIASASPASNSPSLSLNSDEIKLPSCGLLDSMQTSETSKLQQLVENIDKKITDPNQCVLCHRVLSCQSALKMHYRIHTGERPFKCKVCGRAFTTKGNLKTHIGVHRENLPVQVQHSCPICQKKFTNAVVLQQHIRMHMVGQISESAAMDGLQEMDSNVSFNENNFDSLSSNGNDLIDDISMEEDNEDGEEEVENMEEGVNTSKPLISDCNSPPKSLAIVSSLAALEKQMRMIDSAVSLNQSFGTKPLTNGFKDSSQLNIEAALSEKRVENCSENSPHVSESSCSPCVSASPFQSNSESMTIKSPAVDNSRPESQEPLAASVKREQSESPASAPAAAQEPRGTQPSKLCVKEEKPYSMSFQLSRERAASQSIPSLITSTSSGLIKTEVNGHSQPSTPMEGYHPPFSVHITSAYPSVGSPGMTSLLGPAPPRRTPKQHNCNVCGKNFSSASALQIHERTHTGEKPFVCSICGRAFTTKGNLKVHMGTHMWNNAPARRGRRLSVENPMALLGGEAVKFGEMFQKDLAARAMNVDPGFWNRYATAITNSLAMKNNEISVIQNRGIPQLHPLTAGMDRVSTAGGPITSLTKTGIELGNNRHFSLLIDDSKEIGIN; encoded by the exons ATGTCCCGGCGAAAGCAAGCCAAGCCGCAGCACCTCAAGTCAGATGAGGAGGCGATACAGACCGGACTGCTCTGCAATAATG gGATTTTGGATGGCATGGAGCGAGAGAAGGCCAATGAAGACAGTGAGGAAACACACATCTGTGATAAATGCTGTGCTCAGTTCTTCACTTGGACTGAACTGTTAGAGCACCACAAAGTCTGCACTGAGGATCCCTTGGTGCTGATAGTGAAGGACAGCGAGGGGATGCCTGCACCGGAGGAATCTCCTGTCGGGCCGTCTCCAGTTCCCAGCGTAGCGTCCAGTGACTCATCTGCTGCAGAGTCCACGGATGCCGGCTTTGAGCTGGGAGAAACACTGGTGAATGACAACGACAGTCTGGATAATTTGGAGGAAGGGAGGGAGCGAGATGAAGCTATGGAGCTTGAACATTGCCCACAGGACAAATACACTACAACCCCTAGCCCCCATCCCCCGGATTCAGCTGAGTCCACTCCTTCCCAGATGTCTGCAGCTGCCAGCTACAGCATGCCGAGCACCAACGTGACACTTGAGATCCTTCACAGCACCAGGGTGGCTGTTGCCCAGTTTTCCCAGGGGATCAATAGCAGCGGTCCAGGAGGGAAGGCAGCTTCAGCAGCTATCCCAGTGATCCTGGAACACCTGCTAGCGCTGCAGCAACAACAGGTCCACCAGCTGCAGCTTATAGAGCAGATCTGCAGCCAGGTAGCTGTCATGAACAGACAACCAACACAAGCAGCATTAAACCCAGTCTCCAGGTCCCTGTCTTTGGCTCCTAACCCTTTCCCCTCACAAGGCATCATCCCTCCTCCCGTCCTGCCACTGTCAGGAACGATTCCCTCCGCTATTAACGGACAGGCGgctgtttctttgtcttctgtGCTTGAAAAGTCGCAAACCCTGCCCTCACAAACTATATGTGGACAGCCCACATTTAAGGATGTCACATGTACCTCAGCCTCCTCAGAAAACGCGACCCCATCTCtctccagctgcagcagcagcatctccACGTTGCTGCCTCCTTACACAGGCTCACACACCAGCAGTGTTAGCAGTACTCAGACAGTGAGCTCCTCCAGCCCACTTTCGCTGGCGCAGAGCAGTCTACTCAGCTCTTCTTCTAGCCTGCCATTTCTACCTCAGAGCCCCCCCAGCAGCGTCATTTTTCCCAATCCCCTGGCTAGCATTGCCGCCACAGCTAATGCACTTGACCCGCTCGCAGCCTTGATGAAGCACAGGAAAGCGAAACTGCCTAATGTGTCCTTGTTCGAAACGAAGCCCAGCCCAGAGGAGCCCTTCTTCAAGCATAAATGCAGGTTCTGTGCCAAAGTGTTTGGCAGCGACAGTGCTCTGCAGATCCACCTGCGCTCCCATACAGGAGAGCGGCCCTTCAAATGCAACATCTGCGGCAACCGATTTTCTACAAAGGGAAACTTAAAGGTGCACTTTCAACGGCACAAAGAGAAGTATCCTCATATTCAGATGAACCCCTTCCCAGTGCCAGAATATCTGGATAATGTGCCAACAAGTTCTGGGATTCCCTATGGAATGTCCGTCCCTCCAGAAAAACCTGTCTCCTCCTGGCTGGACAGCAAGCCGGTTGTAGCAACTCTGCCAGCCACTCTGGGTCTTCCGCTTTCCTCCACTATTACTAGTATCGGAGGCTCAAATGACCCTGTAAGTGTAACACCATCTGTTAAATCTTCCTATGAGCCAGCTCCTGGTGAATGTGGATCTGTGTCACCCAACCACAGAGGCAGCGAGGCTCGTTTCTCTCCTGTTTTAGAAGCCTCCAGTGTGCTGAAAACAGAGGGGGTGCACCTGCCCCAGAGCTGCACCAGTAATCTGAGACCCAACCTTGCCTCTGAAACAACCAGCACCACCATCCCATCTGTGACCACCACACCTGAACCCATCGCCTCAGCATCTCCTGCCTCCAactctccttctctctcattAAACTCAGACGAAATAAAACTCCCATCGTGTGGCCTCCTGGATTCTATGCAAACATCTGAGACCTCAAAGCTTCAGCAGCTGGTGGAGAATATTGACAAAAAGATTACAGATCCCAaccagtgtgtcctctgtcACCGTGTCCTCAGCTGTCAGAGCGCGCTCAAGATGCACTATCGCATCCACACAGGCGAAAGACCCTTTAAATGCAAAGTGTGCGGCAGGGCTTTCACCACCAAAGGAAACCTGAAGACTCACATTGGCGTTCACCGAGAAAATCTCCCAGTGCAGGTGCAACACTCGTGTCCCATTTGTCAGAAGAAGTTCACCAACGCTGTTGTTCTTCAGCAGCATATCCGCATGCACATGGTTGGGCAGATTTCAGAGTCAGCCGCGATGGACGGGCTGCAGGAGATGGACAGCAATGTGTCTTTCAATGAGAACAACTTTGACAGCCTGAGCAGCAATGGCAATGACCTCATTGATGATATTTCAATGGAAGAGGATAATGAGGATGGTGAAGAGGAAGTGGAAAATATGGAGGAAGGCGTAAATACATCTAAACCCTTAATCTCTGATTGTAATTCTCCCCCCAAGTCTTTAGCCATTGTGTCAAGTTTAGCAGCTCTGGAGAAACAAATGAGAATGATTGACTCTGCTGTAAGCCTAAACCAGTCATTTGGTACAAAACCCCTAACTAATGGTTTTAAAGACAGCAGCCAGCTCAATATTGAAGCTGCTTTATCAGAGAAAAGGGTGGAGAACTGTAGTGAAAACAGCCCACACGTGTCCGAGTCCTCCTGTTCACCTTGTGTATCAGCGTCTCCCTTTCAAAGCAACTCAGAAAGCATGACGATCAAATCACCGGCAGTTGACAACAGCAGGCCAGAATCCCAGGAGCCTTTGGCAGCCTCAGTGAAGAGAGAGCAATCTGAGTCTCCTGCCTCTGCACCAGCAGCTGCCCAAGAGCCGAGAGGAACACAGCCCAGCAAACTATGTGTGAAAGAGGAGAAGCCTTACAGTATGTCATTCCAgctgagcagagagagag CTGCAAGTCAAAGTATTCCAAGCCTGATTACCAGCACTTCATCAGGCTTGATAAAAACCGAGGTGAATGGTCACAGTCAACCGAGCACCCCGATGGAAGGGTACCATCCTCCATTTAGCGTCCACATCACCTCAGCTTATCCGTCAGTTGGTAGCCCAGGTATGACCTCCCTGCTCGGCCCTGCGCCTCCTCGGCGAACCCCAAAGCAGCACAACTGCAATGTCTGTGGGAAGAACTTCTCCTCAGCCAGCGCCCTGCAGATCCACGAGCGGACTCACACCGGAGAGAAACCATTTGTCTGCTCGATCTGTGGTAGAGCTTTCACCACAAAAGGCAATCTGAAG GTTCATATGGGAACTCACATGTGGAACAATGCACCGGCAAGGAGAGGCCGGCGGCTTTCTGTGGAGAACCCCATGGCCCTGCTGGGTGGAGAGGCTGTGAAGTTTGGAGAGATGTTTCAGAAGGACCTGGCAGCTCGAGCCATGAATGTAGACCCTGGATTCTGGAACCGTTACGCGACAGCTATCACCAACAGCTTGGCCATGAAGAACAACGAGATCTCGGTGATCCAGAACAGAGGCATTCCTCAGCTTCACCCCCTCACGGCAGGCATGGACAGAGTGAGCACCGCAGGAGGTCCAATTACCAGTCTAACCAAGACAGGCATCGAACTGGGAAACAACAGACATTTTTCTCTGCTGATTGATGACAGTAAAGAAATTGGAATCaattga